One Mycobacterium kubicae genomic window carries:
- a CDS encoding hemerythrin domain-containing protein yields MADMIVETPDQVVDFLKAQHDLIEDMFDEVLHASDPQAREKPFTELRQLLAVHETAEEMVVHPRLRREHDEGESIADALLQEEHDAKEQLSKLEDLDITSQQFVDEFTKFRDAVLAHAEHEETEEFPKLQQELTEDDLKRMGTAVKAAEAIAPTRPHPGVESAKLNFAVGPFASMLDRARDLIQSALS; encoded by the coding sequence GTGGCCGACATGATTGTGGAAACACCCGACCAAGTTGTCGACTTTCTGAAAGCTCAGCACGACCTCATCGAGGACATGTTCGACGAGGTGCTGCACGCTTCGGATCCCCAAGCACGCGAGAAGCCGTTCACCGAATTGCGCCAACTGCTTGCCGTTCACGAAACGGCCGAGGAGATGGTGGTGCACCCGCGGCTGCGCCGCGAGCACGACGAGGGTGAATCGATCGCCGACGCCCTGCTGCAAGAGGAGCACGACGCCAAAGAGCAGCTGTCGAAACTGGAAGACCTCGACATCACCTCACAGCAATTCGTCGACGAGTTCACCAAGTTCCGCGACGCCGTGCTGGCCCACGCCGAACACGAGGAAACCGAGGAGTTCCCGAAGCTGCAGCAGGAACTCACCGAAGATGACCTCAAGCGGATGGGTACCGCAGTGAAGGCCGCCGAAGCCATCGCGCCGACCCGACCGCACCCCGGCGTGGAATCGGCGAAGCTCAACTTCGCGGTCGGGCCGTTCGCTTCCATGCTCGACCGTGCCCGTGACCTGATTCAGTCAGCCCTCAGCTAG
- a CDS encoding DUF732 domain-containing protein has protein sequence MAERVPPSDETAAVNAGETVAVPNATPTDAVELAWSSGDGFAVSEEPADDPKEPAPATVYQSWGTTVRNAVLLLVVGLGVAGLIFLGRWLLTSSESPTADKPATATQAPTTPATTAPPTADPASILSTADQDNTYVQALNDRGIAFANPDAAVYNGKMVCENIRLGMTVPQVVSAFQSSSPQFASNANAYVGISVRTYCPQYKNQVAGF, from the coding sequence ATGGCCGAGCGGGTCCCGCCCTCCGACGAAACGGCCGCCGTCAACGCTGGCGAGACCGTTGCTGTGCCTAATGCGACACCCACCGACGCCGTCGAACTCGCCTGGTCCAGCGGCGACGGATTCGCTGTCTCCGAGGAGCCGGCTGACGACCCGAAAGAGCCTGCGCCGGCAACCGTTTACCAGTCCTGGGGCACGACGGTACGCAACGCCGTCTTGTTGCTGGTGGTCGGACTCGGCGTAGCCGGGTTGATCTTCTTGGGCCGTTGGCTGCTCACGTCGTCGGAATCCCCGACGGCTGATAAGCCTGCCACGGCCACGCAGGCGCCCACGACGCCGGCGACGACGGCACCCCCGACCGCTGACCCCGCGTCGATTCTGTCCACGGCCGACCAGGACAACACTTACGTCCAGGCCCTCAACGACCGCGGCATCGCGTTCGCGAACCCCGACGCGGCGGTTTACAACGGCAAGATGGTCTGCGAGAACATCCGGCTCGGGATGACGGTGCCGCAGGTCGTCTCGGCGTTCCAATCCAGCAGTCCACAGTTCGCCAGCAACGCTAATGCCTATGTCGGTATCTCAGTTCGCACCTACTGTCCGCAGTACAAGAACCAGGTCGCCGGCTTCTGA